The DNA sequence TAATATTTTGTAGTTCAGTGTTTGCATTTTTAACATATGCTGGATTTATTTCCCAACCAATAATATTTATATTCGTTTTGCGCAAAGTCTCACATGCGCACAGGAACCTTCCCAAACCGCATGTTGGCTCTATGATTGTTTCAAATTTATCAATCTCTAAAATTGAAACCACTTCTGATGCTAACGCTAATGGAGTCTGGAAATCTCCAAACTCAACTTTTTCTTTTGTATTAGCCAAAGTTATTTTACCCTCACCAAACCATCAATATCACCAGCCTCATGTATCACCCGTGAATACTGAAGTCGCCATTGCAAAGCGTTGGAAATTGTTAGATAGCCTACAATTGGTTTATTTTGGAGTAATTCTTCTGCTATACGGTTAGCTTCTATTTCATCTACTGGCAACATCCGTTCTTGAAAAAATGCCAATAAATCATCTTTGTTTCCTTTATTATCTATAATCTTTATTATACCGGAAGTCGTTTGATAATCGGCAGTACGAAAATCATTTACAAAAATTGTATGTTTAATCATCAATCTGCCAGTATTGTCAGATTGATCATCTATTTTTTCATATACAAATACTAAAAGTGAGTAACCGAGACCGAATATCTTT is a window from the Bacteroidales bacterium genome containing:
- a CDS encoding restriction endonuclease, which gives rise to MKQKLTIELLQKEAKHFSEIESKHKEPRLFGITDGKAVGTYLEHKFQAYLHKGYKYTEGSSAKGIDFPELFVDMKVTSIKQPQSSCPFKSARQKIFGLGYSLLVFVYEKIDDQSDNTGRLMIKHTIFVNDFRTADYQTTSGIIKIIDNKGNKDDLLAFFQERMLPVDEIEANRIAEELLQNKPIVGYLTISNALQWRLQYSRVIHEAGDIDGLVRVK